From a single Anabas testudineus chromosome 5, fAnaTes1.2, whole genome shotgun sequence genomic region:
- the col7a1 gene encoding collagen alpha-1(VII) chain isoform X3, with protein sequence MWSWVFIVTVLLFCTQQAESQGRCNNARAADIVFLVDGSSSIGRPNFLQVKGFMAGIVKPFASSVSQSGIRFGAIQYSDTSRVEFTFTTYLNGTELVNAIQNLNYKGGNTRTGAGLKFVSDNFFNPASSRDVPKITILITDGKSQDNVDEPAQKLRSQGVHVFAVGIKSADRNELALISSQPSRDFTSFVGDFKLLNTLLPLVSPRVCSKAGGVYASDEAFSGPSNIQFIGQTSDSLRFRWSPAGGPVSGYAVQYVPLSGLGQPISAELRQDTVSASERTYNAQDLRSGTDYLVTIIAQYPNSVGESTSAKQRTRALPGVSSLRLIQAGFFSLSLGWNQPSTPVQGYRLTYGPRGQPATQLLEQSLSADSTSLTLESLQPDTEYVISLYPLFPRNSASPSILNARTLRLEAVQEFSVDTESEGNVRLTWKGVSGARAYRLVWGPFTGRNVETVEVPGDRAYYVLSRLQQDVEYIVTIIPLYEGNTEGPGAPARFKIESQEQQVLRTAATSPSSIRLTWRVIQSSQGYRLEWKEADGGRVQSVSIPRSTSSYELTGLRPNTDYIINLYTLYEDREEATPVSTTPREEQPVGRVSNLRVVESLGSTVRLGWTGVAGATQYRIIILNEEVGTEEIRTIPGNQTTLDLRDLTVGVSYGVSVTALVRENEGDPVTVYIKPEQATGIVTNLRVTNANSRRIRIAWSGVTGATGYRVTWRQGDRAEQSRLLGAEVTAFTIDGLQPDQALVIGVAVVVGQRTGEVVTLSSQTNPASGSVSGLRITDVTSQRIRIAWSPSSRATGYKITWRRDDGDETTANVAAGVTSFTIDGLKSDSTYSVFVSSLSGSREGHPTTLNVKTEADQSVVGTVTSLQVQETRGEVVRITWVGVQGATAYRVSWRRTDGGDERSQLFAEDVRAVDLDQLDPGAQYEVQVKALVQNREGRPVSVRVTTPGTYTTPPPLPSTTIRVTEVTQNSVQLSWIPLARVRGYILRWREATDIGRGYSVSLPASSSSYQVTGLRLGRQYHFSVQPTFENALGAESSVEEHTVCVGGHLDVVFLVPASSDRISSARPIRELLKSAAQSLGAIGPQDSQMGVVVYSNRPKMWFLLNRHSRSDTLLEEIQSTPFDESPGNHIGQALTFTTEYLLTSSAGRRPRVPGAVVIIADKKTTDNLTVPVLNLRATGVTVLAVGIDQAGTEELRRAVTGSTQNILYVRDATQLNTLHTNLADLLCGIARAPEIAPEQCTTQCPQGEKGDRGEKGERGRDGADGRKGEPGRDGLPGRDGARGPEGRPGPPGQSIPFDPSVRVKGEKGERGFPGLDGNPGLPGRPGSPGNAGVPGSQGMPGIRGNPGEPGIPGSQGPKGDKGERGEPGSTIPGGGLPGRKGEPGTPGLPGNPGRPGSDGAKGAPGFAGVPGQDGRPGLPGTPGLFIKGEKGSPGERGPPGVGSGVAVKGEKGSPGSPGLPGAQGTTGPAGLKGSKGDKGDASEGSPGLPGKQGEPGDRGPRGPPGEIGSKGDRGQPGEPGSKGDRGERGSPGETGERGDPGKPGLPGTSGQRGLPGPSGPPGEKGIDGARGEPGRSIPGLPGKKGEQGEQGRPGSEGLSGQKGEPGQRGEKGSPGSGGSGVAGPKGEPGEKGLPGINGRPGAKGDQGEPGERGENGRPGIPGKPGVPGKEGERGEKGDEGVPGESGLPGKPGERGLRGLTGQPGHRGEKGDPGDPGDQGRNGAPGPVGLRGEKGDQGVQGPPGPPGKVADIQGQLKGERGEKGDAGDPGEHGGKGQKGEAGTSGPPGLRGPEGQRGSAGSRGDPGDRGAPGEKGERGASGLDGRPGLDGKPGASGPPGQRGDPGKQGDPGRDGLPGLRGEQGPQGPIGPPGTAGTPGKPGEDGKPGPAGKMGEDGVPGEDGRKGDKGEAGASGRDGRDGQKGDQGLAGPVGPSGPSGPPGVPGSIGPPGQVVYVKGVEAAPIPGPQGPPGTPGVPGIPGAVGARGERGPPGLKGEAGDPGEDGLPGKPGTAADVQKALASLGVQVSDLKMVVDRKDISQAPSVQKGDKGEKGDRGVTGERGPAGVDGARGVPGERGAKGEPGERGLTGATGPPGRAIGERGPEGSPGPAGEPGKPGIPGVPGRAGELGEVGRPGDKGERGEKGDKGEAGRIGLTGPAGPQGQKGASADSVLIGAAGARGPPGLAGQKGEPGAGGLPGPKGDRGFVGAQGDRGERGMPGEKGRDGSSGIPGEPGKPGQDGKPGPTGPAGPQGQPGNPGEPGIRGPTGPLGANGPPGPPGVKGNQGEPGVGVQGPPGAQGSTGLPGPPGPPGAVGPQGPPGLPGQVGEAGKPGVPGRDGVPGKEGLPGLPGKQGIAGPSGQPGLKGEQGDSGPPGKAVAGPPGPKGDRGLPGQTLPGTVGERGLPGEKGDRGDKGSAGTKGERGVAGESGEPGEDGARGPPGPKGDKGEKGIGLLGPPGRDGPQGLKGDPGLPGSAGPTGLQGKPGEAGQPGLRGENGQPGSPGQQGERGPPGFAGRAGNVGAPGPPGPPGQAGTPGTDGIKGDKGEAGVGIPGPRGDRGDSGPRGEEGRAGADGERGPTGPAGIRGARGEKGENGLQGDKGEKGDTVLVGGPPGEKGNKGETGDRGPKGVQGEKGVKGQEGPPGEQGLRGEPGERGSTGFPGARGPGGQKGEAGQPGVPGEPGLPGKDGLLGHRGEKGEIGIVGLRGIKGDRGPKGTCGGDGPKGMKGDAGIPGRSGLPGRKGEQGDIGPSGTPGIPGKEGLIGPKGDRGFDGIAGAKGTQGEKGERGPPGIPGPPGPSGADGPPGLTGAQGPAGAKGPEGLQGQKGERGPIGPAMLGPRGIPGIPGERGEQGEMGPDGVKGDKGESGMTEDEIREYVRSEMNQHCACGGHELHMVVNTNDPDYEHIYSIGAYDDPTDELLYFTPSANLNDDEAVEKEPDTDKVESNKPISAHGQSVDGQKEVKLTPVKAVEARSVRSKRRIKGEAPADMCQLPMEEGSCGQYTLRWYFNSHVQACRPFIYSGCGGNNNRFLHLEDCEKVCLGEAKGPHPLNTAR encoded by the exons ATGTGGAGCTGGGTTTTCATTGTGACGGTGCTGCTCTTCTGCACACAACAGGCAGAATCTCAGG GAAGATGTAATAATGCCCGAGCAGCAGATATTGTTTTCCTTGTTGATGGATCGTCCAGTATTGGCCGACCTAACTTCTTGCAGGTGAAGGGATTTATGGCCGGTATCGTTAAGCCATTTGCCAGCTCTGTCAGCCAGTCAGGGATACGGTTTGGGGCCATACAGTACAGCGACACCTCCAG GGTTGAATTTACCTTCACTACCTACCTGAACGGCACTGAGCTGGTCAATGCCATACAGAATCTAAACTATAAGGGTGGAAATACACGCACAGGTGCTGGTCTCAAGTTCGTCTCGGATAACTTCTTCAACCCTGCTTCCAGTCGAGATGTCCCAAAG ATCACTATCCTGATCACAGATGGGAAGTCGCAGGACAACGTGGATGAACCGGCGCAGAAGCTGCGCAGTCAAGGGGTGCATGTTTTTGCAGTTG gTATAAAGAGCGCAGACAGAAATGAATTAGCTCTGATCTCCTCCCAGCCCAGCCGTGATTTCACCTCCTTTGTTGGGGACTTCAAACTGCTGAACACACTTCTTCCTCTTGTGAGCCCCCGAGTGTGTTCAAAAGCAGGAGGCGTCTATGCCAGTGACG AGGCATTTTCTGGTCCATCTAACATTCAGTTTATAGGACAGACGTCTGATTCACTCAGGTTTCGCTGGAGTCCTGCAGGGGGCCCTGTGAGTGGCTATGCAGTCCAGTATGTGCCGCTCTCTGGCCTGGGTCAGCCTATTTCAGCGGAACTGCGTCAG GACACTGTCTCTGCCAGTGAGAGGACCTATAATGCGCAAGACCTGAGGTCAGGCACAGACTACCTGGTGACTATCATCGCCCAATACCCTAATAGTGTGGGCGAGTCTACATCTGCCAAGCAAAGAACAA GAGCCTTGCCGGGTGTCTCCAGCCTGCGTCTGATCCAGGCAggctttttctctctgtctctgggTTGGAATCAGCCTTCCACTCCCGTACAGGGCTACAGGCTTACCTATGGACCACGAG GTCAGCCCGCAACTCAGCTGTTGGAACagtctctgtctgcagactcCACCTCTCTCACCTTGGAGTCTCTTCAGCCTGACACAGAGTATGTTATCAGCCTCTACCCACTGTTTCCCCGAAACTCTGCCTCCCCGTCCATCCTCAATGCCCGCACAC TGCGCCTTGAGGCAGTGCAGGAGTTTTCAGTGGACACTGAGTCAGAGGGCAATGTTCGTTTGACGTGGAAAGGCGTCAGTGGTGCACGGGCATACCGTCTAGTATGGGGACCTTTTACAG GTCGAAATGTCGAGACTGTGGAGGTTCCTGGTGACCGTGCCTATTATGTATTGTCCAGACTGCAGCAGGATGTTGAGTACATCGTCACTATCATCCCACTGTATGAGGGAAACACTGAGGGCCCTGGAGCCCCTGCCAGGTTTAAGATAG AGAGTCAGGAGCAGCAGGTCCTCAGAACAGCAGCCACCAGTCCTTCCTCTATTCGACTTACCTGGAGAGTAATTCAGTCCTCTCAAGGCTACCGCCTGGAGTGGAAGGAGGCAGACG GAGGTCGTGTTCAGAGTGTGTCAATTCCTAGAAGCACTAGCAGCTATGAGCTAACAGGCCTTCGACCCAACACCGACTATATCATCAATCTGTACACCTTGTACGAAGATCGGGAGGAGGCTACGCCTGTCTCCACCACACCCAGAG AGGAACAGCCAGTGGGGAGAGTGTCCAACCTTCGAGTGGTAGAGTCTCTGGGCAGTACTGTCAGACTTGGCTGGACAGGTGTAGCTGGGGCTACACAGTATCGTATCATTATCTTGAATGAAGAAG tgGGAACAGAAGAAATCAGGACTATTCCTGGAAACCAGACAACCCTTGACCTCAGAGACCTAACTGTGGGAGTTTCTTACGGTGTCAGTGTCACAGCACTCGTTAGAGAGAATGAAGGAGACCCAGTGACTGTTTACATCAAACCAG AGCAAGCCACTGGCATAGTGACAAATCTTCGAGTGACAAATGCAAACAGTCGCAGAATTCGAATTGCTTGGTCAGGTGTTACTGGTGCAACAGGGTACAGGGTGACATGGAGACAAGGCGACA GAGCAGAGCAGTCCCGTCTTCTAGGAGCAGAAGTCACGGCCTTCACTATAGATGGCCTGCAACCAGATCAGGCACTGGTTATTGGTGTTGCAGTTGTTGTTGGTCAGCGCACTGGTGAGGTGGTGACTCTGTCTTCTCAGACTAATCCCGCCAGTGGATCAGTGTCTGGACTTCGCATCACTGATGTCACATCACAGAGGATACGCATAGCATGGTCACCTTCCTCTAGGGCAACTGGCTATAAGATCACCTGGCGTCGCGATGATG GAGATGAAACAACTGCTAATGTGGCCGCCGGTGTAACATCCTTCACCATTGATGGACTCAAGTCAGATtcaacatacagtgtgtttgtttcttctctgaGTGGCTCTCGAGAGGGACATCCTACCACCCTGAATGTCAAAACAG AAGCAGATCAGTCTGTGGTTGGAACTGTGACATCTCTACAAGTCCAAGAGACCCGTGGAGAGGTTGTCCGAATCACTTGGGTCGGTGTGCAGGGAGCAACGGCCTATCGTGTGTCGTGGAGAAGAACAGATG GTGGTGATGAGAGAAGTCAGCTGTTTGCGGAAGATGTGAGGGCAGTGGACTTAGACCAGCTGGACCCTGGAGCTCAGTATGAGGTCCAGGTGAAGGCTTTGGTTCAAAACCGAGAGGGAAGGCCTGTGTCTGTCAGAGTCACCACAC ctggtACCTACACCACCCCTCCACCACTACCTAGCACAACTATACGAGTGACAGAAGTTACCCAAAATTCTGTTCAGCTAAGCTGGATTCCACTTGCACGTGTCAGAGGATATATTCTCCGCTGGAGAGAGGCGACAG ATATTGGTCGAGGCTATTCTGTTTCACTGCCAGCTTCATCCAGTTCCTACCAGGTGACCGGGCTACGTCTCGGCCGTCAATATCACTTCAGTGTGCAGCCCACCTTTGAAAATGCATTAGGAGCAGAGAGCTCTGTAGAAGAACACACTG tgtgtgtgggtgggcaTCTGGATGTGGTGTTTCTGGTCCCTGCATCTAGTGATCGTATTAGCTCTGCAAGACCCATCCGTGAACTCCTCAAAAGTGCAGCACAGTCACTCGGTGCAATTGGACCCCAGGACTCACAA ATGGGTGTTGTAGTATATAGCAACAGACCCAAAATGTGGTTCCTGCTTAATCGCCATAGCAGGTCTGACACACTGCTCGAGGAGATCCAGTCCACACCCTTTGATGAAAGCCCAGGAAACCACATTG GCCAAGCATTGACTTTCACCACAGAGTATCTTCTCACCTCTTCAGCTGGGCGGAGACCGAGGGTCCCTGGTGCTGTTGTCATCATCGCTGATAAAAAAACTACTGACAACCTCACTGTTCCTGTCCTGAATCTCAGAGCTACAG GTGTGACCGTGTTAGCAGTGGGTATTGACCAGGCAGGTACTGAGGAGTTGCGTCGGGCCGTGACGGGCAGCACCCAGAATATCCTGTATGTTCGTGATGCAACACAGCTGAACACATTACATACTAATCTTGCCGATTTGCTCTGTGGAATTGCCAGAGCACCAGAG ATTGCTCCAGAGCAGTGTACCACTCAGTGCCCTCAG GGTGAGAAGGGAGATCGTGGAGAGAAG GGTGAGAGGGGAAGAGATGGTGCAGATGGACGCAAGGGAGAGCCT GGTCGTGATGGTTTGCCTGGGAGGGATGGGGCCAGAGGCCCTGAAGGACGCCCTGGTCCACCAGGCCAGTCTATCCCTTTTGACCCCTCAGTAAGGGTGAAAGGAGAAAAAGGGGAGAGA gGTTTTCCTGGTCTTGATGGAAATCCAGGGTTGCCAGGGCGTCCAGGTTCTCCTGGAAATGCAGGGGTGCCA GGTTCACAAGGTATGCCTGGTATAAGAGGAAACCCA GGTGAACCAGGCATACCAGGGTCACAGGGGCCAAAAGGAGATAAAGGGGAGAGG GGTGAACCAGGCTCAACCATACCTGGAGGGGGTCTACCGGGGAGGAAGGGAGAACCAGGCACCCCAGGGTTACCG GGTAATCCAGGTCGACCAGGCAGTGATGGGGCCAAAGGCGCTCCTGGATTTGCTGGGGTGCCAGGTCAGGATGGCCGACCAGGGCTACCAGGAACACCAGGACTCTTCATCAAG GGAGAAAAGGGCAGCCCAGGAGAGAGG GGACCTCCAGGAGTAGGCAGCGGGGTGGCTGTGAAGGGTGAGAAGGGCTCCCCG GGTTCTCCAGGACTTCCAGGAGCTCAAGGCACTACAGGGCCAGCAGGGCTTAAGGGCAGCAAAGGAGACAAG GGTGACGCTTCTGAAGGGTCCCCTGGACTTCCTGGCAAACAAGGAGAGCCTGGAGACAGG GGTCCTCGTGGGCCTCCAGGAGAAATTGGCAGCAAG GGAGACCGAGGACAGCCCGGTGAGCCTGGTTCAAAAGGAGACAGG GGGGAGAGAGGATCCCCTGGTGAAACTGGGGAGAGA GGGGATCCAGGGAAGCCAGGCCTCCCAGGAACGTCAGGGCAGAGA GGTTTACCAGGGCCCAGTGGACCACCAGGAGAAAAG GGAATTGATGGCGCACGAGGGGAGCCTGGCAGAAGT ATTCCAGGTTTACCAGGGAAAAAGGGGGAACAG GGGGAGCAGGGCCGGCCTGGTTCCGAGGGACTAAGCGGACAAAAAGGGGAaccaggacagagaggagagaaa GGGTCTCCGGGGTCAGGAGGCTCAGGTGTTGCTGGACCTAAAGGAGAGCCGGGAGAGAAA GGACTTCCTGGTATCAATGGAAGGCCGGGCGCCAAG GGAGACCAAGGCGAAccaggagagaggggggagaatGGGCGCCCAGGAATCCCAGGAAAACCAGGAGTTCCTGGGAAAGAG GGTGAGAGGGGAGAGAAGGGAGATGAAGGCGTCCCT GGGGAGTCTGGACTTCCAGGAAAGCCAGGAGAAAGAGGACTAAGG GGACTGACCGGTCAGCCTGGACATcgaggagagaaaggagaccCAGGAGACCCGGGAGATCAGGGACGAAAT GGCGCCCCTGGACCTGTGGggctgagaggagagaaaggtgATCAG GGAGTTCAAGGACCTCCAGGACCACCAGGAAAAGTG GCGGACATCCAGGGACAGCtgaaaggggagagaggagaaaag GGTGATGCTGGAGACCCTGGAGAGCATGGTGGCAAAGGTCAGAAAGGCGAAGCAGGGACTTCTGGACCTCCAGGACTACGA GGTCCTGAGGGACAACGAGGATCTGCAGGCTCAAGA GGTGATCCAGGAGACAGAGGAGCACCTGGAGAGAAG ggagaaagaggagcatCCGGGTTAGATGGACGTCCTGGTCTGGATGGTAAACCAGGTGCTTCTGGGCCACCTGGTCAGAGG GGTGATCCCGGGAAACAGGGGGACCCTGGGAGAGAT GGTTTGCCAGGACTTAGAGGGGAACAGGGCCCCCAAGGACCTATTGGGCCTCCAGGCACAGCAGGAACACCT GGCAAACCAGGTGAAGATGGCAAACCTGGGCCTGCTGGCAAAATG GGTGAGGATGGAGTGCCAGGTGAAGATGGGAGAAAG GGTGACAAAGGAGAAGCAGGAGCATCTGGAAGAGAT GGCCGTGATGGACAGAAAGGAGACCAGGGTCTTGCTGGGCCAGTAGGCCCCTCTGGTCCCTCAGGACCACCTGGAGTACCTGGCAGCATTGGCCCTCCTGGACAG GTTGTGTATGTGAAAGGAGTTGAAGCAGCACCAATTCCAGGTCCACAGGGGCCTCCAGGAACCCCT GGCGTCCCTGGGATCCCGGGAGCTGTGGGAGCCAGA ggagagagaggtcCACCTGGCCTTAAAGGTGAAGCT GGTGACCCAGGGGAGGACGGGTTGCCAGGAAAGCCTGGCACAGCGGCG GACGTACAAAAGGCTCTGGCTAGCTTAGGTGTTCAG GTGTCTGACCTGAAAATGGTTGTGGACAGGAAGGACATATCTCAGGCTCCTTCAGTGCAGAAGGGAGATAAAGGTGAAAAAGGAGACAGGGGGGTAACGGGAGAGAGAGGACCAGCTGGTGTAGAT GGAGCTCGTGGCGTTCCAGGAGAGAGGGGAGCTAAAGGGGAACCTGGGGAGCGAGGTCTCACAGGAGCAACTGGGCCTCCTGGAAGAGCCATTGGAGAACGAGGACCAGAGGGATCCCCAGGACCTGCTGGAGAGCCAGGCAAGCCAGGAATACCAGGCGTTCCTGGACGAGCTGGCGAGCTGGGGGAGGTTGGAAGGCCAGGAGAcaag ggggagagaggagagaaaggagacaaAGGAGAAGCT GGTAGAATCGGGCTGACAGGACCAGCAGGCCCACAGGGTCAAAAG gGAGCATCTGCTGATTCTGTACTCATTGGTGCGGCTGGAGCCAGAGGCCCTCCAGGACTTGCGGGACAGAAGGGAGAACCCGGCGCTGGAGGACTACCAGGACCTAAAGGAGACCGT GGTTTTGTGGGAGCTCAAggcgacagaggagagagaggaatgcCTGGAGAAAAAGGACGGGATGGGTCATCG GGAATACCAGGAGAACCAGGAAAACCTGGCCAGGATGGGAAACCG GGCCCAACAGGGCCTGCTGGTCCTCAAGGCCAACCA ggAAACCCAGGAGAACCTGGAATAAGGGGGCCAACT GGGCCCTTGGGTGCCAACGGGCCTCCAGGTCCACCGGGTGTGAAA gGTAACCAAGGAGAGCCAGGCGTTGGTGTCCAG GGTCCTCCTGGTGCCCAGGGAAGCACAGGTCTACCAGGACCACCAGGTCCTCCAGGAGCAGTG GGTCCACAGGGCCCTCCAGGACTGCCAGGGCAGGTG GGTGAAGCAGGAAAACCTGGAGTTCCTGGACGAGATGGAGTACCTGGCAAAGAAGGATTACCTGGACTACCAGGAAAGCag GGAATTGCTGGACCTTCAGGCCAGCCTGGCCTAAAGGGAGAGCAGGGAGACAGCGGACCTCCAGGGAAG GCAGTGGCTGGACCCCCCGGACCCAAAGGAGACAGG GGTCTTCCAGGTCAAACACTGCCAGGTACAGTTGGAGAGCGAGGCCTACCTGGGGAAAAG GGTGACAGAGGGGACAAAGGTTCTGCTGGCACCAAAGGAGAAAGA GGAGTGGCTGGTGAATCAGGAGAGCCTGGAGAAGAT GGGGCACGGGGACCTCCCGGGCCAAAAGGAGATAAG GGAGAGAAGGGCATTGGACTGCTAGGTCCTCCTGGTCGGGATGGGCCTCAAGGTTTAAAG GGAGATCCAGGCCTTCCAGGTTCAGCTGGTCCTACAGGGTTGCAAGGGAAGCCTGGTGAAGCTGGACAGCCTGGCCTGAGAGGAGAAAATGGTCAACCAGGATCTCCAGGACAACAGGGGGAGAGG GGTCCTCCAGGCTTTGCAGGCCGTGCAGGAAATGTTGGTGCTCCTGGTCCTCCTGGGCCTCCTGGGCAAGCA GGCACTCCTGGTACTGACGGAATCAAAGGGGACAAG GGGGAAGCTGGCGTTGGAATTCCTGGTcccagaggagacagaggagattcAGGGCCTAGA GGCGAGGAGGGTCGAGCTGGCGCAGACGGGGAGAGAGGGCCAACA GGTCCCGCAGGGATTCGTGGTGCTCGGGGGGAGAAG GGAGAGAATGGGCTGCAAGGTGACAAAGGAGAGAAG GGGGACACTGTTCTGGTGGGGGGACCTCCTGGAGAAAAAGGCAACAAAGGAGAAACA GGTGACAGAGGGCCCAAAGGTGTCCAGGGAGAGAAAGGGGTGAAAGGTCAGGAAGGACCTCCAGGAGAGCAG GGTCTAAGGGGAGAGCCAGGAGAAAGAGGGTCTACTGGATTCCCTGGTGCCCGTGGTCCTGGTGGACAGAAG GGAGAAGCGGGTCAACCTGGAGTACCGGGTGAACCg GGGTTACCAGGAAAAGATGGACTGCTAGGACATAGGGGGGAAAAGGGAGAGATTGGTATCGTGGGACTGAGAGGAATCAAG GGTGACCGAGGACCCAAAGGGACTTGTGGAGGCGATGGACCCAAAGGAATGAAG GGGGATGCTGGTATTCCTGGACGATCAGGCCTACCAGGAAGAAAAGGTGAACAG gGGGACATTGGACCTTCTGGGACCCCTGGCATCCCTGGAAAAGAGGGGCTAATTGGCCCCAAG GGTGACCGCGGTTTTGATGGGATTGCAGGAGCCAAAGGAACTCAGGGAGAAAAAGGTGAAAGG GGTCCACCTGGTATACCTGGCCCTCCTGGTCCAAGTGGTGCAGATGGGCCTCCCGGTCTGACTGGTGCTCAGGGACCAGCTGGTGCTAAAGGCCCTGAGGGTCTCCAAGGGCAGAAG ggagagagagggccGATTGGTCCCGCCATGCTCGGTCCACGGGGTATCCCAGGCATTCCCggagagaggggagagcag GGAGAGATGGGCCCAGATGGAGTCAAAGGAGACAAAGGAGAGTCAGGCATGACG GAGGATGAGATCAGAGAGTATGTTCGCTCAGAGATGAATCAGCACTGTG CATGTGGAG